The Lonchura striata isolate bLonStr1 chromosome 6, bLonStr1.mat, whole genome shotgun sequence nucleotide sequence CCCGGGGATGCTGGGCACAGCTTCCCCAAAACCCGGGGATGCTGAGGACAGcccccccaaaacccggggatgctggggacagcccccccaaaacccggggatgctgggcacagctcccccaaaacccggggatgctgggcacagctccccCAAAACCCGGGGATGCTGGGGACAGtccccccaaaacccggggATGGCGGGGACAGccccccccaaaacccgggAATGGCGGGGACAGCCCCCCCAAAGCCCGCggatgctggggacagctcccccaAAACCCGGGGATGGCGGGCACAGCTTCCCCAAAACCCGGGGATGACGGGGACAGCTCCCCCAAAACCCGGGGATGCTGGGgacagaccccccaaaacctgGGGTTGgtgggaagtggggctgggaagATGCTCCGTGGGGTGCCCTGGCTCTGTGGGGCAATTCCCAGTGTTGGCCCCCCCCACTCCAGGACACCGTGTTCCCCCCGCCGGGAAGAGCTGTTCATCCCAAATCCACACGCAAGTTAAGGAAATCGGGGTGTCAGCCCTCCCCAGGCTGCGTGTCCCTCCTCTTATTCCCGCTCCTTCCAACTCCACGCCGCGTTCACGGGAGCAcagatagaagaaaaaaaaaaaaagaaaaaaaaaaaaagagagataaataaaaaaaaaaagaggaaaaaaccaacagaaaacaaaaaaaaaaaaaaaaaaaaaaaaaaaacccaaaaccaaaaaaaaaaacacaaaaccacgCCGCAGCGAATTCCTGGAAGAAAAATCCATCAAGGGCCATTAGGCTCCTGCGGCTCCTCCCCGCAGAGCCGGGACACGGGCGGGGGTAGGGGCGGCACCCAGGAcggagctgggctctgcccaggcGTGATTTCCCCTGGATCTCCGTCCCCAGGAAGGGGTGGGCTGGAATAGCCTGGATTTGCTCCCTGTTGCAGGACGGAAGGAGTAGAGGGGATCCCCCACACTGATCCCATACACTTTCCTCCCAAACTGTCttcatttcccatttttggggtgtccagCCCCGAGGAGAAGCAACCAAGAGGTCCAGGCAGAGGATTAAACCTGAAATCAGGGAATAATGAACACACAGGGAATGAGAGGGACACACAGTACCACCCTGCACCCCGAAATTCATGGAGGACACCCCTGTACCCCATCCTGATCTGGACAACACCACACTCTCCTGCTTGGAATCCCTCATGGAGAGATCCCATTGTGGGGTTTGCAGGGAAACTCAGAGCCACAGATCCTGAGAGGAatctggggctctgggggggaTCTCCATTTCCCTGGAGCAGTAACATtccacagggagctgggagaagggcctgctgccacagccacgAGCCCTCTGGCCAAATGGAGGACATTCCCGTGCCGGATGCTGTCCGGGAGGAGCCGTGGGAAGAAGTGGAattggggctgggggtgtcacccagctcagagcaggtgACAGGAAAGCCATGGGGCTGGCAGGGTCCCCTCACTGCCGCCCTACGCCCAGCAGGGACACTCGGTGTCCCCATTCCTCACCTGCAGGGCAGTCCCCAGCTCAGCAGGGGTGCTCCAGGTGTGTCgtcatccctgtcccatccctggtcACCCCGCAGCCGGACACCAGGCTTGGCTGCCAGGACAGTGGCCGGCACAGAGCCACGTGTGGCCGCTGGTGACAGAGAGTGGCACACgcagggctgtgacagggatttggggaccccTGTGGTCCTTCCCCCcatgcagagcagccaggaccCCCAAACATCCCCTCACCCAGAGCACCccgtgcagggctggggctgcaagGAACAACAGCACATTCCCCTGGGAgcctccatggggacagggatggaaaaAGAGACAGGATCTCTCCCAGCAATGGCTTTGAGACCTTTGGTGTCCCCATGGGAAGCTGGGTGGGGTGGGCCGACCCCCTGCACCCACCCGGGGCTGTTTCCAGAGTGGATACTGGAAACCAACCCTGGGTACTCATCCCACCTCTCCAAGGAGGAATCATGGAAAGCCCACGAGGAGGAcaagccctgctctgcagcaaacAAAGCACCCACATCGGATCCATGATATTCCCATCCTGAACCCAAACACAGCAACCGGGAAGAAAGGAACCCTCTTGTCACGGCTGAGACAGCCATGGCACACAGAGGATCACCACACAGCTGCAGAGGGCTCCAGCCCACACAGAGCAACACCTCACCTCATCAGAAGGCTGCAGGCAGTCACTCTTCTTGTTCTTCAGCCCAACCTTTTGTACCCCTCATGTTGATGCACTGCACCTGTGTCCCCTCTATTCCTTTGGGGGTTGGTCAGTGtacctgggcactccatggctcagcTCACTGAGGATCAGGCTCAGCCCATCCCCACTCCCAATCCCCACAAACCGTGTGCCTACAGCCCGTCCCAGCCCAAACTCGGCTCTCTGTGAAATACTTGTTTATTTATAACAGAACATCCTCAGAAGGATCTGGGCTGCCAACAGGGGCCTAATCCTGCCTGGAGGAGCCCCCTGGAGATAGGGAAACTCCAACTCCCGCTGCCTCTGGAGGATCTTGTCCGAGTGGGAGCGCGGGGCGTTCTCGCGTGGCCGCCCTGCAGCGCTGCGGGGGCCGCAGACCCGGCACCAGTAGCGCCCTTCCCGCCGTGCcacctgctgctgggagctcctCACCGGAGCAGGCCGGGCTCCCAGCTTCACTTCCAGGCTCTTCTTGGCCACATGCATCCTCAGGGCCTCGCGGGCCTCGCTGATATCCGCGGATCTGGAGGAGCTCGGAGACCTGTCCGAGGCACCCTCGCTGGTGCTCCCGCAGTGGGGAAGGCTCTTGGAGGAAGGGGGAGACGCTTCCTTCTGCACCAGCCGCTCCTGGGAGCGCCTCACCGGCCCGGGCTGGGTGCTCAGCTTCACTTCCAGGCTCTTCCTGGCCATGTGCATCCTCAAGGACGAGCCGTTCCTCCCCACGCCCGCAGCCGCAAGGGAGCAGCGAGATCCGTCCACGAGGCCTTCTCCAGCCGGAGCACGGCAGCTCTCGCTGAGGCTCCGGGAAGGATGGAGGCTGGAggaggcacagcagggcagctggccttgctccagcagctgctccaggtccTCCCACAACAGCTGCCACATCTCCGAATCCCGCGGGAAGGACACCTGGGGCCACAGCGGCGTCACCAGGtcctgcagctcccgggccACGGTCGCACAGGGGGTGCAGCAGGGGCCGCAGCCGCAGGGGATGTACAGGGGGCTCTCCGGGGCAGCCGGGCCGTGGCGAGGGGTCTCCTCAGCCGGGGGGGACCTGGGAGCCCCCGGGGCCGCTCGGCAGCGCCGCGTCCCCCTGGCCCGGCTCCCGAGGCGCTTCCGCGCCTTCCAGATGCGGGTGGCCAGCAGGACGGCCGTACTGGCCACCAGCAGGACAAGCGGGGGGAGCAGGAAACTCATGGCTTCATCCGTGTCCCATCGTGGCCATGCTGAGAGCCAGAGGGTGGTGTCAGTGTCCCGTGGAGACACCgtgctgatgtcacagagctgcgGGTGGGacacctgtgtgacatcacagcccAGCGCTCACTCCTTTTGTGATGTCACGGCCCGGTCGCCCTTCCCGAATCCAAACCCAGCgctgtggcagctgctgggaggaatATGAACCCTATCCCCATAAACCCAGTACTCGAGGCCAGCTCAAAGGCTGGGAGCAGATTCAGGCCACTCCCAGCACGTCCCTCGGGACCCCCGGGGTGCCCCTGCCGGCGATCCCCGCCCGggacggggctgggaacgggatGAGCCGCGTCTCTCTCCGGAACAAATGTCCCCGCCGCGTTTCCCGGCCGGACCGCGGGCGGGCCGTTTTTGCGGACGGACCAATGGCGGCGCCCTTGCGGCGCTTCCGGGGTGTCGCGGCGATGTGGCGATggcggctcccggggccgctccggccTGGGGGAGGTCAGGGGGGCTTGGCCGCGCTCCGAGGGGCCGCCCGTGCCTTGTGGGGAGGTTGGGAAGGCCGGGGGACCTTCTCGGCTGCCTGAGGCTCGCGAagggggctcgggcgggccgTACATGCGCTGACACCGGGGAGGTACCGAGGGCTCGGTGGGACCCCCGGCTGGGCTGCGGTGGCTTGGGGGGATGTTGGGAGCGGGAAGGGGAGGCCCCGCGGGGTGCCCCGTTCCcctcccggccctgcccgcgccCCCAGCCGTGACCCCCGCGCTCTGTCCCGCAGGTCCCGGCGGCGTCGCGGTTCCCCGGGCGGGGCTGAAGAAGTGGACGCAGCCCCCGGATTACAGCGGTGAGGGGGATGGACGGCGGGAGAGCCCCGCAAGGGCGGGCGGGGGCGCTCCCCGCTGTGTTCCCGGGGATCCTGACGGCGGCGTTCCCCGGCAGGGATCACCATTCCCGAGAAGCCGAAGCTGAAGTTCATGGACAAGGTGCCGGCGGTGCCCAAGCTGCAGCGGGAGCCCCGGCGGCTCCGTGACATCCGCGGCCCGTCCCAGGTGGCCACCGACTTCACGCAGGGGCAGTACGGGATCCTGGTGAGCGGGAACGGGCGCGGAACGGAGCGGGGGGAGCGTTCCAGAGGCCGGGGCTGCGTGTCCCTGAGCTGTCCCGCCGTGTCCCCACGCAGGCTTTGGGCGGGgggtacctgcactggggccaCTTCGAGATGATCCGGCTGAGCATCGGGCGCAGCATCGACCCCAAATCCATGTTCGCCGTGTGGCGCGTGCCCGCCCCCTACAAGCCGGTGACGAAGAAGAGTCTGGGGCACCGGATGGGGGGCGGGAAGGGCCCCATCGACCGCTACGTGACGGCGGTGAAGAGCGGCGGGCTGGTGGTAGAGGTGGGCGGGCACTGCGAGTTCGGGGAGGTGCGGCCCTTCCTCGACCGCG carries:
- the MRPL16 gene encoding large ribosomal subunit protein uL16m — protein: MAAPLRRFRGVAAMWRWRLPGPLRPGGGPGGVAVPRAGLKKWTQPPDYSGITIPEKPKLKFMDKVPAVPKLQREPRRLRDIRGPSQVATDFTQGQYGILALGGGYLHWGHFEMIRLSIGRSIDPKSMFAVWRVPAPYKPVTKKSLGHRMGGGKGPIDRYVTAVKSGGLVVEVGGHCEFGEVRPFLDRVAQKLPFPAVAVSRESLQEMRQEEERKRLDNQNPWTFERVVTSNMLGMRKYLSPYDLQYKGRYWGKFFLKHRV